In a single window of the Nocardiopsis composta genome:
- a CDS encoding GbsR/MarR family transcriptional regulator, which translates to MPGQPERFGRDASGGLTYAEIARELSRPTSTVSREVARNGGPGGYRADRADQVARRRARRSGRTRSPAPGAGVRRGRAPEAVRRFEEHFTGLLVGTGMPWMASRVLVCLYTTDSGGVTAAELVRRLQVSPASVSKAVGLLEEQGLIRCECDARRRADRYVIGDDVWCRAVLASVRVNAALADGARQGAEVFGAGTPVGDRFEEMGRFLALLSRDLLEKAEYWRRQAGPPARDG; encoded by the coding sequence GTGCCAGGGCAGCCGGAGCGGTTCGGCCGGGACGCGTCCGGCGGGCTCACCTATGCCGAGATCGCCCGTGAGCTGAGCCGGCCGACGTCGACCGTGAGCCGGGAGGTCGCGCGCAACGGCGGCCCGGGCGGCTATCGGGCCGACCGGGCGGACCAGGTGGCCCGGCGCCGCGCCCGCCGGAGCGGGCGGACCCGTTCCCCGGCGCCGGGGGCCGGCGTCCGGCGCGGGCGCGCTCCCGAGGCGGTGCGCCGCTTCGAGGAGCATTTCACCGGGCTGCTGGTCGGCACCGGGATGCCGTGGATGGCCTCCCGGGTGCTCGTCTGCCTCTACACCACGGACAGCGGCGGCGTCACCGCCGCCGAGCTGGTCCGGAGGCTCCAGGTCAGCCCGGCATCGGTCTCCAAGGCCGTCGGCCTGCTGGAGGAGCAGGGGCTGATCCGGTGCGAGTGCGACGCCCGGCGGCGGGCCGACCGCTACGTCATCGGCGACGATGTCTGGTGCCGGGCGGTACTGGCCAGCGTGCGGGTCAACGCAGCCCTGGCCGACGGTGCCCGGCAGGGGGCGGAGGTCTTCGGCGCCGGCACCCCCGTCGGCGACCGGTTCGAGGAGATGGGCCGCTTCCTCGCCCTGCTCAGCCGGGACCTGCTGGAGAAGGCCGAGTACTGGCGTCGGCAGGCCGGCCCGCCCGCCCGGGACGGCTGA
- a CDS encoding GDSL-type esterase/lipase family protein: MHTWTTTPITPDLLRGALDLERTERGLLPHRLPARARAQYTDPQLAMAESQPSGVRLAFRTRATAVELDTLPTKRAYTGMPPRPDGVYDLLVDGRLTDQAGAAGGDTLTIDMAAGTAENRPGPIATLRFTGLPDRAKDVEIWLPHNETTELVALRTDAPVEPEPDRGRRVWLHHGSSISHGSNAATPTTTWPALAASRGGAELVNLGLGGSALLDPFTARTIRDAPADLISLKIGINLVNADLMRLRAFTPAVHGFLDTVRDGHPTAPLLVVSPIHCPIHEHTPGPAAFDPAALRDGELRFRATGDPAERAAGKLTLTVIREELSRIVRQRAADDPNLHYLDGLRLYGEADSAELPLPDGLHPDAAAHRRIGERFAAFAFAADGPFAAGRG; encoded by the coding sequence ATGCACACCTGGACCACCACGCCCATCACCCCGGACCTGCTGCGCGGCGCCCTCGACCTGGAGCGCACCGAGCGCGGCCTGCTGCCGCACCGGCTGCCCGCCCGGGCCCGCGCCCAGTACACCGACCCGCAGCTGGCCATGGCCGAGTCCCAGCCGTCGGGGGTCCGGCTGGCCTTCCGCACCCGGGCCACCGCCGTCGAACTCGACACGCTGCCCACCAAGCGCGCCTACACCGGAATGCCGCCCCGCCCGGACGGCGTGTACGACCTGCTCGTCGACGGCCGCCTCACCGACCAGGCCGGTGCGGCCGGCGGCGACACCCTCACCATCGACATGGCCGCCGGCACCGCGGAGAACCGGCCCGGCCCCATCGCCACCCTGCGCTTCACCGGCCTGCCCGACCGCGCCAAGGACGTCGAGATCTGGCTGCCGCACAACGAGACCACCGAGCTCGTCGCGCTGCGCACCGACGCCCCCGTCGAGCCCGAACCGGACCGGGGCCGCCGGGTGTGGCTGCACCACGGCAGCTCGATCAGCCACGGCTCCAACGCCGCCACCCCCACCACCACCTGGCCCGCGCTGGCCGCCTCCCGCGGCGGCGCGGAGCTGGTCAACCTCGGCCTGGGCGGCAGCGCCCTGCTCGACCCCTTCACCGCCCGCACCATCCGGGACGCACCGGCCGACCTGATCAGCCTCAAGATCGGCATCAACCTGGTCAACGCCGACCTGATGCGGCTGCGCGCCTTCACCCCCGCGGTGCACGGCTTCCTGGACACCGTCCGGGACGGCCACCCCACCGCGCCGCTGCTCGTCGTCTCGCCGATCCACTGCCCGATCCACGAGCACACCCCCGGCCCCGCGGCCTTCGATCCCGCCGCGCTCCGCGACGGGGAACTGCGCTTCCGCGCCACCGGCGACCCCGCCGAGCGCGCCGCCGGGAAGCTGACGCTCACCGTGATCCGGGAGGAGCTCTCCCGGATCGTGCGGCAGCGGGCGGCCGACGACCCGAACCTGCACTACCTCGACGGACTCCGGCTCTACGGCGAGGCCGACTCCGCCGAGCTGCCGCTGCCCGACGGACTGCACCCCGACGCCGCCGCCCACCGCCGCATCGGCGAGCGCTTCGCGGCCTTCGCCTTCGCCGCCGACGGCCCGTTCGCCGCCGGCCGCGGCTGA
- a CDS encoding TetR/AcrR family transcriptional regulator, protein MVKAGLTRERLVRAGAELADEVGFEQVTVSALARRFDVKVASLYSHLKNSQDLRTGIALLALEELADRAADAVAGRAGKDALTALADVYRDYAHEHPGRYAAAQLRLDPETAAASAGVKHAQLTRAILRGYDLSEPDQTHAVRLLGSVFHGYVTLEMGGGFSHSAPDTQQTWSRTLDALDALLRNWPEP, encoded by the coding sequence ATGGTGAAGGCAGGGCTGACCAGGGAGCGCCTCGTCCGGGCCGGGGCGGAGCTGGCCGACGAGGTCGGCTTCGAGCAGGTGACCGTGTCGGCGCTGGCCAGGCGGTTCGACGTCAAGGTCGCCAGCCTGTACTCGCACCTGAAGAACTCCCAGGACCTCAGGACCGGGATCGCGCTGCTCGCGCTGGAGGAGCTCGCCGACCGGGCCGCCGACGCCGTGGCCGGCCGGGCCGGCAAGGACGCGCTGACCGCCCTCGCCGACGTCTACCGCGACTACGCCCACGAGCACCCCGGCCGCTACGCCGCGGCGCAGCTCCGGCTCGACCCGGAGACCGCGGCCGCCAGTGCCGGCGTCAAGCACGCCCAGCTGACCCGGGCCATCCTGCGCGGCTACGACCTGTCCGAACCCGACCAGACGCACGCGGTCCGCCTGCTGGGCAGCGTCTTCCACGGCTACGTGACGCTGGAGATGGGCGGCGGCTTCAGCCACAGCGCCCCCGACACCCAGCAGACCTGGTCGCGGACCCTGGACGCGCTCGACGCCCTGCTGCGCAACTGGCCCGAGCCCTGA
- a CDS encoding LysE family translocator: protein MLPTLLAFVGAAFLIAVSPGPSAAVILRQTVRDGRRTALATVLGNEAGVLFWGVAAALGLSALVTASQIAYEVLRFGGAAVLIWLGVQSLLAARRGGGAAPADGADAPRPTPTRWSAFRLGVVTNVANPKAAVFAVSFLPQFVPAGAPVLPSLLALAVLWTLIDLAWFVFVVWVVALVREVFARPAVRRWMEAVSGTVLIGLGVRVVTAAP, encoded by the coding sequence ATGCTTCCCACCCTCCTCGCCTTCGTCGGCGCCGCGTTCCTCATCGCGGTCTCCCCCGGCCCCAGCGCGGCCGTCATCCTCCGCCAGACGGTGCGCGACGGCCGGCGGACCGCGCTGGCCACGGTGCTGGGCAACGAGGCCGGCGTGCTGTTCTGGGGCGTGGCCGCCGCCCTGGGGCTGTCCGCCCTGGTCACAGCTTCGCAGATCGCCTATGAGGTGCTCCGGTTCGGCGGTGCCGCGGTGCTGATCTGGCTGGGAGTCCAGTCGCTGCTGGCGGCCCGGCGCGGCGGGGGCGCCGCTCCCGCGGACGGCGCGGACGCACCGCGCCCGACGCCCACCCGGTGGTCGGCGTTCCGGCTGGGCGTCGTCACCAACGTGGCCAACCCCAAGGCGGCCGTGTTCGCGGTCTCCTTCCTGCCGCAGTTCGTGCCCGCCGGCGCCCCGGTTCTGCCGTCCCTGCTGGCCCTGGCGGTGCTGTGGACGCTGATCGACCTGGCCTGGTTCGTCTTCGTGGTGTGGGTGGTGGCGCTGGTCCGCGAGGTCTTCGCCCGGCCGGCCGTGCGCAGGTGGATGGAGGCGGTCTCCGGGACCGTGCTGATCGGGCTGGGGGTGCGGGTGGTGACCGCGGCGCCCTGA
- a CDS encoding NAD(P)/FAD-dependent oxidoreductase, translating to MEKQIVVLGAGYAGLPAAKLAARRTGGRVTLVNASDRFVERVRLHQLGSGQELRDRPLKELLTGTGVRLVVDRADRIDTENRTVHLAADPEPLHYDILIYALGSGPDLASVPGAAEHAHGVTSQEQAERLLKRLPETRSVAVVGGGLTGIEAAAEIAESHPGLDVRLVTAGRLGAALSRIGTAHLRRTFARLGVTVTERAPVAEVRADGPVLASGEHIPADTTVWTTGFSVPDLARRAGIEVAEDGRIAVDATMRSLSHPEVYAAGDAAALVSGDGKRLRMACATGIPSAQHAVRSIAARENGRQARPLRFAFFQQCISLGRQDGLIQFVHTDDSPRERILTGRAAVLYKEAIVRGAAYVMRRPGIPASL from the coding sequence ATGGAGAAGCAGATCGTCGTCTTGGGGGCCGGCTATGCGGGACTGCCCGCCGCCAAGCTCGCCGCGCGTCGGACCGGCGGGCGGGTCACCCTGGTCAACGCCTCGGACCGGTTCGTCGAGCGGGTCCGCCTGCACCAGCTGGGCAGCGGGCAGGAGCTGCGGGACCGGCCGCTGAAGGAGCTGCTCACCGGTACCGGGGTGCGGCTGGTCGTGGACCGCGCGGACCGGATCGACACCGAGAACCGCACCGTCCACCTGGCCGCGGATCCGGAACCGCTCCACTACGACATCCTCATCTACGCGCTGGGCAGCGGCCCCGACCTGGCCTCGGTGCCCGGCGCGGCCGAGCACGCCCACGGCGTCACCAGCCAGGAGCAGGCCGAGCGGCTGCTGAAGCGGCTCCCGGAGACCAGGTCGGTGGCGGTCGTCGGCGGCGGTCTGACCGGGATCGAGGCCGCCGCCGAGATCGCCGAGTCCCACCCGGGCCTGGACGTCCGCCTGGTCACCGCGGGACGCCTCGGGGCCGCGCTGTCCCGGATCGGCACGGCCCACCTGCGCCGGACCTTCGCCCGGCTGGGCGTCACCGTCACCGAGCGGGCCCCGGTGGCCGAGGTCCGCGCGGACGGGCCGGTCCTCGCGAGCGGCGAGCACATCCCCGCCGACACGACCGTGTGGACCACCGGTTTCAGCGTTCCCGACCTGGCTCGCCGGGCCGGCATCGAGGTCGCCGAGGACGGTCGGATCGCGGTCGACGCCACCATGCGCTCGCTCTCCCACCCCGAGGTCTACGCGGCCGGGGACGCCGCGGCGCTGGTCTCCGGGGACGGAAAGCGGCTGCGGATGGCCTGCGCCACCGGGATCCCCTCGGCCCAGCACGCGGTCCGCTCCATCGCCGCCCGGGAGAACGGCCGCCAGGCCCGGCCGCTGCGTTTCGCCTTCTTCCAGCAGTGCATCAGCCTGGGGCGGCAGGACGGCCTGATCCAGTTCGTGCACACCGACGACAGCCCGCGCGAGCGCATCCTGACCGGGCGGGCCGCGGTGCTGTACAAGGAGGCGATCGTGCGCGGCGCCGCCTACGTGATGCGCCGGCCCGGAATCCCCGCCTCGCTGTGA
- a CDS encoding SRPBCC family protein, giving the protein MSERPTGSTLDAGYQIGVSKTLPLPAEQVWRFIAGPEGLPLWLGDIAPGDLRKGAAYRTADGTSGEVRGRLDGTRLRLTHRPPGGAETTVQITVTAKGGSAVLGFHQERMSGPQEREEQRAHWRAVMSEVEAALLPAAGTGER; this is encoded by the coding sequence ATGAGCGAACGCCCCACCGGCTCCACCCTGGACGCCGGCTACCAGATCGGCGTGTCGAAGACCCTGCCGCTGCCCGCGGAGCAGGTCTGGCGGTTCATCGCCGGCCCCGAGGGCCTGCCGCTGTGGCTGGGCGACATCGCCCCCGGCGACCTGCGCAAGGGCGCCGCCTACCGCACCGCCGACGGCACTTCGGGGGAGGTCCGCGGCCGGCTGGACGGCACTCGGCTCCGCCTCACCCACCGCCCGCCCGGCGGGGCGGAGACCACCGTGCAGATCACCGTCACCGCCAAGGGCGGCTCCGCGGTACTCGGTTTCCACCAGGAGCGGATGAGCGGCCCGCAGGAGCGCGAGGAGCAGCGCGCGCACTGGCGCGCGGTGATGTCGGAGGTCGAGGCGGCCCTGCTCCCCGCCGCCGGGACCGGAGAGCGGTGA
- a CDS encoding universal stress protein — translation MAGDGNGTERHDRISGVVVGVDGSEGGRDALAWAARTAERSGLELTVLVAVSMPLISVPFGRPVRLSPTPEVADRASTLLGTETELVVRAHPGLRVNTVVSAQEPAPALIDASDRADLVVVGSRGLGGIKAAFLGSVSLRVAAHAACPVAVVPPGYGHDYQEKRRIVVGLDGSEQSAGALRFAMAEAARLGAAVTAVRAWRLVSRPDPKTADGAAVAEAQAAMAERVAQDMRKTVEEVRTGETAEVDVEVEAVEGQPAHTLITSGGDADLIVVGSRGRGGFAGLLLGSVSQTVLHHSEVPVVVVRSTGAAAPG, via the coding sequence ATGGCCGGCGACGGGAACGGGACCGAGCGGCACGACCGGATCAGCGGGGTCGTCGTCGGGGTGGACGGATCGGAGGGCGGGCGCGACGCGCTCGCCTGGGCGGCGCGCACCGCCGAGCGGTCCGGCCTGGAGCTGACCGTCCTGGTCGCGGTGAGCATGCCGCTGATCTCGGTGCCCTTCGGCCGCCCGGTGCGGCTGTCGCCCACCCCGGAGGTGGCCGACCGGGCCTCCACTCTGCTGGGCACCGAGACCGAGCTGGTCGTCCGCGCCCACCCCGGACTGCGGGTGAACACCGTGGTCTCCGCGCAGGAGCCCGCGCCGGCGCTGATCGACGCCTCGGACCGGGCCGACCTGGTGGTGGTCGGCTCGCGCGGGCTGGGCGGGATCAAGGCCGCGTTCCTCGGGTCGGTGAGCCTGCGGGTGGCCGCGCACGCCGCATGCCCGGTCGCCGTGGTGCCGCCCGGCTACGGCCACGACTACCAGGAGAAGCGGCGGATCGTGGTCGGCCTGGACGGCTCCGAGCAGTCGGCCGGCGCGCTGCGCTTCGCCATGGCGGAGGCCGCCCGGCTCGGCGCCGCGGTCACCGCGGTGCGCGCCTGGCGGCTGGTGTCCCGCCCGGACCCCAAGACCGCCGACGGGGCCGCGGTGGCCGAGGCGCAGGCGGCGATGGCCGAACGGGTCGCCCAGGACATGCGCAAGACGGTCGAGGAGGTGCGCACCGGGGAGACCGCGGAAGTCGACGTCGAGGTCGAGGCGGTCGAAGGCCAGCCGGCGCACACCCTGATCACCTCGGGCGGCGACGCGGACCTGATCGTGGTCGGCTCGCGCGGCCGCGGCGGCTTCGCCGGGCTGCTGCTCGGCTCGGTCAGCCAGACGGTGCTGCACCACAGCGAGGTCCCCGTGGTGGTGGTCCGCTCCACCGGCGCGGCCGCACCGGGCTGA
- a CDS encoding CGNR zinc finger domain-containing protein: MSSTATGFVMNPPDGASYLFDPGALCFELLTTGGPGEFARWESLHEPRDLADWLARSRLHLDTGQVRISAVEVAAARRVRDAIMRMAQDAIHDRPLAPEDVAEVNRAAAAPPLAPAITPGGTRAWALPADASQALSTVARDAVELFTGRFADRIRECSAHDCRLVFVDTSRPGRRRWCAMERCGNRSKVRALRTRRGSEAPGGAEA, translated from the coding sequence ATGAGTTCGACGGCAACCGGCTTCGTGATGAACCCCCCGGACGGCGCGAGCTACCTGTTCGACCCCGGTGCGCTCTGCTTCGAGCTGCTCACCACCGGCGGCCCCGGGGAGTTCGCGCGCTGGGAGTCCCTGCACGAACCGCGCGACCTCGCCGACTGGCTGGCCAGGTCGCGGCTGCACCTGGACACCGGCCAGGTCCGCATCTCCGCGGTGGAGGTGGCCGCGGCCCGCCGGGTGCGCGACGCGATCATGCGCATGGCCCAGGACGCCATCCACGACCGCCCGCTCGCCCCGGAGGACGTCGCCGAGGTCAACCGGGCCGCCGCGGCCCCGCCCCTGGCCCCCGCGATCACCCCGGGCGGCACCCGCGCCTGGGCGCTGCCCGCCGACGCCTCCCAGGCGCTGTCCACCGTGGCCCGGGACGCGGTCGAGCTGTTCACCGGCCGCTTCGCCGACCGGATCCGGGAGTGCTCGGCGCACGACTGCCGCCTGGTCTTCGTGGACACCTCCCGCCCCGGCCGGCGCCGGTGGTGCGCCATGGAGCGGTGCGGCAACCGGAGCAAGGTCCGCGCGCTGCGCACCCGGCGCGGCTCGGAGGCCCCAGGCGGGGCAGAGGCATGA
- a CDS encoding VOC family protein, which translates to MAVEWQLVVDSAEPIALSRFWAEALGYEPEDNSALIEKLAADGVVTGEHYTVVDGRKAWIGAAAIRHPDDPVQEFTGFGLGRRLLFQTVPEAKAVKNRLHIDLRVGPERRDAEVERLRSLGAAVVREVVEPGAHHVTMLDPEGNEFDVQ; encoded by the coding sequence ATGGCCGTGGAATGGCAGCTCGTGGTGGACAGTGCCGAGCCGATCGCACTCTCCCGGTTCTGGGCCGAAGCGCTGGGCTATGAGCCGGAGGACAACAGCGCGCTGATCGAGAAGCTGGCCGCCGACGGGGTGGTCACCGGCGAGCACTACACCGTCGTCGACGGGCGCAAGGCCTGGATCGGCGCCGCCGCGATCCGCCACCCGGACGACCCGGTGCAGGAGTTCACCGGGTTCGGCCTGGGCCGCCGCCTGCTCTTCCAGACCGTGCCCGAGGCCAAGGCGGTGAAGAACCGCCTCCACATCGACCTGCGGGTCGGCCCGGAGCGGCGCGACGCCGAGGTGGAGCGCCTGCGGTCGCTGGGCGCCGCGGTGGTCCGCGAGGTCGTGGAGCCCGGAGCCCACCACGTCACCATGCTCGACCCAGAGGGCAACGAGTTCGACGTGCAGTGA
- a CDS encoding cupin domain-containing protein has protein sequence MSDIDPAHARPLLVRAEEAETVGAGPNALRLLVDGGPRDGGVSAIRSTMAKDTDGPPPHFHRAAAEMFFVIEGGLHVLVGSEVHTARAGDFLVVPAHASHAFRTPLDTGVDMLFLMPGAERFDYFRGGAALLRGEADPEEFLRASSERFDNHPHDSPVWTRFLESLRAPGGQDGPVRPD, from the coding sequence ATGAGCGACATCGACCCCGCGCACGCGCGCCCGCTGCTGGTGCGCGCGGAGGAGGCCGAGACCGTCGGCGCGGGCCCCAACGCCCTGCGCCTGCTGGTCGACGGCGGACCGCGGGACGGCGGCGTCTCCGCGATCCGCAGCACCATGGCCAAGGACACCGACGGTCCGCCCCCGCACTTCCACCGGGCCGCGGCCGAGATGTTCTTCGTCATCGAGGGCGGTCTGCACGTGCTGGTCGGCAGCGAGGTGCACACCGCCCGGGCGGGGGACTTCCTGGTGGTGCCGGCGCACGCCTCGCACGCCTTCCGCACCCCGCTGGACACCGGCGTGGACATGCTCTTCCTGATGCCCGGGGCCGAGCGCTTCGACTACTTCCGCGGCGGTGCGGCGCTGCTGCGCGGCGAGGCCGACCCGGAGGAGTTCCTCCGTGCGAGCAGCGAGCGCTTCGACAACCACCCGCACGACAGCCCGGTGTGGACGCGGTTCCTGGAATCGCTGCGCGCCCCCGGCGGGCAGGACGGCCCGGTGCGCCCGGACTGA
- the helR gene encoding RNA polymerase recycling motor ATPase HelR produces the protein MNPQATSAFDLPGHLSPKADPELIADDERHFAAIAETLERAIADLSDRLDAERRAPGGRGRAVLDRDLEVHRLTARLRTLRRFGLDLCLGRIVNADDAETVYIGRLGLTDGEGNRLLVDWRSPAAEPFFAATHADPMGLASRRRYRWTRGRISDYWDEVFTAEGIEGHAALDDQSAFIASLGANRSARMRDVLGTIQADQNAVIRAGSAGALVVDGGPGTGKTVVALHRTAHLLYSDPRLGHRRGGVLFVGPHQPYLAYVSDVLPSLGEEGVQTCTLRDLVPEGATAPAEADPEAARLKASADMVKAIEPAVRFYERPPTRAMTVATDRGDVRLEAEDWAEAFEAVDRGTTPHNEARERIVEELAEILADKHGDQDLSPETVRAALLRDAELLGTLYRAWPLLEPTDLVGDLWSVPAYLRLCAPWLAPEEVRRLQRADAQAWTASDLPLLDAARQRLGDPEASRHRRRRRAAAAAERERMSTVIDDILEADDDGEGAVTMLRGRDLQDSLVDEAALPGTGTDLLAGPFAHIVVDEAQELTDAEWQMLLLRCPSRSFTIVGDRAQARHGFTESWRERLERVGFDRVETASLSINYRTPEEVMAEAEPVIRAALPDANVPVSIRSGGVPVLHGPASDLDPVLDSWLAENAEGIACVIGDPAFRPRPRVRSLTPELAKGLEFDLVVLIDPEAFGEGVEGAVDRYVAMTRATQRLAVLTRS, from the coding sequence GTGAATCCGCAGGCCACAAGCGCTTTCGACCTTCCCGGTCACCTCTCTCCCAAAGCCGACCCGGAGCTGATCGCCGACGACGAGCGGCACTTCGCGGCCATCGCGGAGACCCTGGAGCGGGCGATCGCCGACCTGTCCGACCGGCTCGACGCCGAGCGGAGGGCTCCGGGCGGCAGAGGCCGGGCCGTCCTGGACCGGGACCTGGAGGTCCACCGGCTGACCGCCCGGCTGCGCACCCTGCGCCGCTTCGGCCTGGACCTGTGCCTGGGCCGCATCGTCAACGCCGACGACGCCGAGACGGTGTACATCGGACGGCTCGGCCTCACCGACGGCGAGGGGAACCGGCTGCTCGTGGACTGGCGCTCCCCCGCGGCCGAGCCGTTCTTCGCGGCGACCCACGCCGACCCGATGGGGCTGGCGAGCCGCCGCAGGTACCGCTGGACCCGCGGCCGGATCAGCGACTACTGGGACGAGGTGTTCACCGCGGAGGGGATCGAGGGGCACGCCGCCCTCGACGACCAGTCCGCCTTCATCGCCAGCCTGGGCGCCAACCGATCGGCCCGGATGCGCGACGTGCTCGGCACCATCCAGGCCGACCAGAACGCCGTCATCCGCGCGGGCTCCGCCGGCGCCCTCGTCGTCGACGGCGGCCCGGGCACCGGGAAGACCGTCGTCGCCCTGCACCGCACCGCCCACCTCCTCTACTCCGACCCCCGCCTGGGGCACCGGCGCGGCGGGGTGCTCTTCGTCGGCCCGCACCAGCCCTACCTGGCCTATGTCTCCGACGTCCTGCCCAGCCTCGGCGAGGAGGGCGTGCAGACCTGCACCCTGCGGGACCTCGTCCCCGAGGGGGCGACGGCGCCGGCCGAGGCCGACCCGGAGGCCGCCCGGCTGAAGGCGTCGGCGGACATGGTGAAGGCGATCGAACCGGCCGTCCGGTTCTACGAGCGGCCGCCCACCCGGGCGATGACGGTCGCCACCGACCGGGGCGACGTCCGGCTGGAGGCCGAGGACTGGGCCGAGGCGTTCGAGGCGGTGGACCGCGGCACCACCCCGCACAACGAGGCGCGCGAGCGGATCGTGGAGGAGCTGGCCGAGATCCTGGCGGACAAGCACGGCGACCAGGACCTCTCCCCCGAGACGGTCCGGGCCGCGCTGCTGCGCGACGCCGAGCTGCTCGGGACGCTCTACCGGGCGTGGCCGCTGCTGGAGCCGACCGACCTCGTCGGCGACCTCTGGTCGGTCCCCGCCTACCTGCGGCTGTGCGCCCCTTGGCTGGCCCCCGAGGAGGTCCGGAGGCTGCAGCGCGCCGACGCCCAGGCCTGGACGGCGTCCGACCTGCCGCTGCTGGACGCGGCCCGGCAGCGGCTCGGCGACCCGGAGGCCTCCCGGCACAGGCGCCGCCGCCGGGCCGCGGCGGCCGCCGAGCGCGAGCGCATGTCCACCGTCATCGACGACATCCTGGAGGCCGACGACGACGGCGAGGGCGCGGTGACCATGCTGCGCGGCCGGGACCTGCAGGACAGCCTGGTCGACGAGGCCGCGCTGCCCGGCACCGGCACCGACCTGCTCGCCGGCCCGTTCGCGCACATCGTGGTGGACGAGGCCCAGGAGCTGACCGACGCGGAGTGGCAGATGCTGCTGCTCCGCTGCCCCTCCCGGAGCTTCACCATCGTCGGGGACCGGGCCCAGGCCAGGCACGGGTTCACCGAGTCCTGGCGGGAGCGGCTGGAGCGGGTCGGCTTCGACCGGGTGGAGACGGCGTCCCTGAGCATCAACTACCGGACGCCGGAGGAGGTCATGGCGGAGGCCGAACCCGTCATCCGGGCCGCGCTCCCGGACGCCAACGTGCCGGTCTCCATCCGCAGCGGCGGCGTCCCCGTCCTGCACGGACCCGCCTCGGACCTGGACCCGGTCCTGGACTCCTGGCTCGCCGAGAACGCGGAGGGCATCGCCTGCGTCATCGGCGACCCCGCGTTCCGGCCGAGGCCCCGCGTCCGCTCGCTCACCCCGGAGCTGGCCAAGGGGCTCGAGTTCGACCTGGTGGTCCTCATCGACCCGGAGGCGTTCGGCGAGGGCGTCGAAGGGGCGGTCGACCGCTACGTCGCGATGACCAGGGCGACGCAGCGGCTCGCCGTCCTCACCCGCTCCTGA
- a CDS encoding tetratricopeptide repeat protein: protein MTGPAPEWENRLEALWASSDELPEEEFRERMAKLTAEIADEHPGVAHYELGGAEDSTGRPEQAAELYFKAIDAGLQGTRRRRLTVQLASTLRNLGRPQEGHDLLTAELARASDELDDALAACLTLMLVDLGRPKEAAGLALGTLAPHLPRYNRSMANYARIITEEARAAGA, encoded by the coding sequence ATGACCGGCCCCGCCCCCGAATGGGAGAACCGCCTGGAAGCCTTGTGGGCCTCCAGCGACGAGCTGCCCGAGGAGGAGTTCCGCGAGCGGATGGCGAAGCTGACCGCCGAGATCGCCGACGAGCACCCCGGCGTCGCCCACTACGAACTCGGCGGCGCCGAGGACTCCACCGGGCGCCCCGAGCAGGCCGCCGAGCTCTACTTCAAGGCGATCGACGCCGGCCTCCAGGGGACGCGCCGGCGCCGGCTCACCGTGCAGCTGGCCAGCACCCTGCGCAACCTCGGCCGCCCGCAGGAGGGCCACGACCTGCTCACCGCCGAACTCGCGCGCGCCTCCGACGAACTCGACGACGCGCTGGCCGCCTGCCTCACCCTGATGCTCGTCGACCTGGGCCGCCCCAAGGAGGCCGCCGGCCTGGCCCTGGGCACCCTGGCCCCGCATCTTCCCCGGTACAACCGCTCCATGGCGAACTACGCCCGGATCATCACCGAGGAGGCCCGCGCGGCCGGGGCCTGA